One window of Choristoneura fumiferana chromosome 13, NRCan_CFum_1, whole genome shotgun sequence genomic DNA carries:
- the LOC141433985 gene encoding angiotensin-converting enzyme-like: protein MQFYQLTCIVAFVVPMTISVQFPTNPTSEMSADEKNILKSNKTLEEDGDDSGHEEVDNDEIKDKKFLDDAMRTVLDPNTVITKNNDEVENFKTQLHEIEGENMTLDRFMESMDTLSLEVCKTSQEALWSYVTNINDEIKKNKMVSIAAEEDEIKKQYWNVLKNKYLNDEKIAKDPKLARKIRIIKERGTNVQMPQSKQREEIDTMQRIWSRVSVCAYNATICTEDSVRTMSDVISIFKTSNDSKELAYYWKVYRDNTGRKIRPIFKDYVLRMNRVAESENFTDAGDMWRYAFEDNNFVESVDRIWKEIKPLYDLLHSYVRAKLKEFYKNDLPNGDNYIPAHILGNLWAQEWQSIYPKVAAYPEQIRPKLLGNESIHSRDLFDAVDDFHQSLGFESASESYRDIKETMATANCLPSSHDMCDGTNYKIKWCGEKITDVAVGLSRAARLLGHVQYFRHYRNLPPLYRDGPNPAFHDAISDIVAVQLTSPNHLKTLMFMNVESGPQVSLNHLMWVALEKFPLMAYAYVLDKWRWDVFGNSSIENWNQHWWDLRMKETGVSAPVPRNESDLDPAAKYHVVSHVQYITYLVSHVLEFQILLSLCMKTNHTGPLHECSIYGQKEAGKLLSDGMSLGASEDWRTVLQTMTGETELSTKGILEYFSALQDFLREENVKLAKIDDGDMDQSAPIIVGAIVLCLTILIIVMYCLKKHGGSGNTVFSICGLSKNGSLDIVTNEVPQGKTNEIDGIVEDKV, encoded by the exons ATGCAGTTCTAT CAATTAACATGCATTGTAGCCTTCGTAGTGCCAATGACAATAAGCGTTCAATTTCCTACTAATCCGACATCAGAAATGTCAGCGGATGAGAAAAATATACTGAAATCGAACAAAACTCTGGAAGAAGACGGTGATGATAGTGGCCACGAAGAAGTTGACAATGATGAAATAAAAGATAAGAAATTTTTAGACGACGCGATGAGAACGGTTCTAGACCCTAATACAGTGATAACGAAAAATAATGATGaagttgaaaattttaaaacacagtTGCACGAAATCGAGGGCGAGAATATGACTCTTGATCGTTTCATGGAGAGTATGGATACATTGAGTTTAGAAGTATGCAAAACATCGCAAGAAGCCTTGTGGTCTTATGTTACGAACATAAATGATgaaatcaagaaaaataaaatg GTGAGTATAGCAGCAGAAgaagatgaaattaaaaaacaatattggaatgtattaaaaaataagtatctgaATGACGAAAAAATTGCAAAAGATCCAAAACTTGCCAGGAAAATACGAATCATTAAAGAAAGAGGAACAAACGTTCAGATGCCTCAAAGCAAG CAAAGGGAAGAAATAGACACAATGCAGCGCATCTGGAGTCGAGTTTCGGTTTGTGCCTATAATGCGACAATATGTACGGAGGACTCGGTACGAACTATGAGTG ATGTTATATCGATTTTCAAAACAAGTAACGACTCCAAAGAACTAGCTTATTACTGGAAAGTGTATAGAGACAATACAGGGAGGAAAATTCGTCCTATTTTCAAAGATTACGTGCTCAGAATGAATAGAGTGGCTGAATCAGAAAATTTTACGGACGCCGGGGACATGTGGCGATATGCTTTCGAGGACAATAACTTTGTCGAAAGCGTTGATAGAATATGGAAGGAAATAAAACCGTTGTACGATCTTCTGCACAGTTATGTAAGAGCAAAGTTgaaggaattttataaaaatgatcTGCCAAACGGCGATAACTATATACCGGCACATATTCTAG GAAACCTCTGGGCACAAGAATGGCAATCCATTTATCCAAAAGTAGCAGCGTATCCAGAGCAAATAAGACCAAAGCTTCTAGGCAACGAGTCCATACATTCTAGAGATTTATTTGATGCCGTCGACGATTTTCATCAGTCTCTTGGTTTCGAAAGTGCCAGCGAGTCTTATCGGGATATCAAAGAGACCATGGCGACGGCTAACTGTCTACCTTCCAGCCACGATATGTGTGATGGGACCAATTATAA GATAAAATGGTGCGGTGAGAAGATAACAGACGTAGCTGTGGGGTTATCCAGAGCTGCGAGACTGCTCGGTCATGTGCAATACTTCAGGCACTATCGGAACCTTCCGCCGCTGTACCGAGATGGTCCTAACCCGG CATTCCACGACGCAATCTCAGACATCGTCGCCGTACAACTGACCTCGCCAAACCATTTAAAGACTCTAATGTTCATGAACGTTGAGTCTGGCCCACAGGTTTCCTTAAATCACCTTATGTGGGTCGCCCTAGAGAAGTTCCCTTTAATGGCGTACGCTTACGTGCTGGATAAATGGAGGTGGGACGTGTTTGGGAACAGCAGCATCGAAAATTGGAACCAGCATTGGTGGGATCTGAG AATGAAGGAAACTGGTGTGTCCGCACCGGTCCCCCGCAACGAGAGTGATTTAGACCCTGCTGCGAAGTACCACGTAGTTTCTCATGTGCAGTATATAAC TTACTTGGTGTCTCACGTATTGGAGTTCCAAATCCTGCTGTCTTTATGCATGAAGACAAATCACACGGGGCCACTACATGAGTGCTCAATCTATGGGCAGAAGGAAGCGGGAAAACTGCTAAG TGATGGCATGTCCTTGGGGGCAAGTGAAGACTGGAGAACCGTACTCCAGACGATGACAGGTGAAACTGAATTGTCAACAAAAGGCATATTGGAATACTTCTCAGCTCTACAAGATTTCCTTAGAGAAGAGAACGTTAAACTAGCTAAAATAGACGACGGCGATATGGATCAAAGTGCTCCTATCATAGTTGGAGCTATAGTGTTGTGTCTCACTATTCTTATTATAGTTATGTACTGTCTTAAAAAACATGGTGGTAGTGGGAACACTGTTTTCTCCATTTGTGGGCTAAGTAAGAATGGGTCCTTAGACATAGTCACGAACGAAGTGCCTCAAGGGAAGACGAACGAAATAGATGGCATTGTGGAAGATAAAGTCTGA